Genomic DNA from Urocitellus parryii isolate mUroPar1 chromosome 5, mUroPar1.hap1, whole genome shotgun sequence:
TCATCTCCACCTTCTCTTCCACTATTCAGAGTCTGGATTTCTCCAAGGCTCTGTATGTCGACTATTGTACTTCAGCATTTTTCCATAGGCATGTGCCTCAATGAATAGTTGCTTTCCAATTGTTTTGATTCCAATGCACAGAGAAGCAGGCAAGTGCTGGTTGCTTCTGATTTGCTGTCTTCTaaactttttcttaatttaattcaagttttatcatattctttgcctttttcaaaaaaaaatgctctcagTTGAAGTGTAGAATCATGTTCTTAACTTTATTGGAGTCCTTGGTCTTAAATTCTCAGATGatcaacagattaaaaaaaaaaaaagcaatattttttcattgaGAGTGAGTTAATGTTAAATACACTATgttctatatatttatgtttaattctcacaaaatTGGGAGAAAGATGTAATTATGAAATCCATTTATAGACAAAGATATAATGATTAGAGTAAGTTGATTCTCACACATAATAACTTCCAGAATCAGGATCAAAAGACTTGTCTAGTGCTGATGCCTCATAAATTGTAATCACCTTATGCAAtgatatcatttatttgttttaatttcttttggatcTAGAGTAAGTTATATTACTTATAGTTGTTTGTTGatatcttcctccttccttccctccctccctcccttttttcctttcttctctctttccattgTGGGAAAATCAAAGTTTTTCTCTACCATCTTAGGATTTTTCTGCTGAATATGAGAATTAAGTTGACATGGAGATAGACAGGAGAAAAGCATCCACTTTTATATCATACAAATTTTATGCAGAAAAGAAATCTTCataaaaaagaagactcaaaGACTCAGAATTGAATATGCATATTTAATTgggaaaattaatatattgtgAACATATGATAAGGTAAAAGTTTTGGATATGGTAGGGAAGTAACCAGGAGGTTTAATGAGGTTTGTTTACACAAATTTCCTTTAGCCTCAACTCTCCACTCTTGATGTAAGAGTGTTACTTTTCCTTCTGGTATAGAAAGAACATTTTTCACATGGGAATCCATTTGACCCAGGATATTTCTTCTTGCATCTTCTACTTTTCAGATTCTTTAATATAATAGGTATGTCAAGTTCTGAGTGTCACCCTCTGAACTCCTTCACTCTCATATCatgttaaagggaaaaaaagaacaaaggcatCAGTAATCTGTTGgaagatttataaaaataaaatgctaatattcTTCTGGATATCATAGGCTcaacatgtgtgtgcatacacacacaaagagaatCCAAAGGCAGAATTTGATTCCTGATCCATGGCCTAATATTTCTTAGAACCTGCTTTTCCATATGCACTCTTTACTAAATTTAGCACTTAAAATCAATTATGTCAGTCTTTAGcagttctgatttttgttttccttgtcatTCTCAAGAATGCTGATGTTCCTTTGAAAATCTTCATGCTTAAGCATTCATTTGATTAAGCAGAGAGggaaaagtaaaaagcaaaactGATTCGCTACAGTGAATGGAAAtagtttttgatttattttatctgataattttttttcttttttcagtaatatcaaaatgttctaaaactgtgGTATGTGGAGGGGAATGGACTGCAGTAGGAGAGAAGTGTTTCTACTTTTCTGATATCAGAAACTGGACAGCCAGTGACAGAGACTACAGATCCCAGGCGTCAAAACCGGCTCAGATTGATACACAAAGGGATATggtaaggaaaatttttaaataatttcaaaagttatGTTTCTGCAAggagagaataaaaacaataacagcTGATATTATGTGACAATACATGTCAGACAGTGTTCTGAGGACAATACTTATAAAAACTCAGGTAATCTTCAACCAGTgccatgtgcatgcacacacacacacacacacacacacacacacacagcacacatgcACAGAGGCatgagctgggatttgaatgcAGGCAAATTGCCTAGTGATATCATGTCTTAACATCAGTGCCTACTATGTAGATAGATAAATGTCTTTATTGGATGTTTTTAGATTGCAATATTATTTCTTAGTTACATTTGCCTTCCACCAAAACTTTTCTGgcaattagaatttaaaaaaaatgatttagctCTTGGAGTTTAGGAACTTAGAGGTGAGAATATGAAGGAGATATGTGCACTTGTAGTAAGTGAATTAATAAGTGGAAGAGGTGAGAGAAGGCAGACAGACATGGACTTTAGGGACACAGTAAGAAATGAGGTTGGTTGGTTTGtaaaaaaaagctgacaaaaatgATTAAGGTCCTATAGTAAGGATATTATGGAGGAAACCCTGAAACTCCCACTTAATATCTCCCATTGTAATAAATCATATTTACCCAGGAGTTAGTTTGATCTCAGATTGTATGAGAAAACATATAGCACGAATGGCATTCTTATAATAGGATCTACTCAAAGCAGTTTCCCTCTGAGTTTTTCCTTCTTAACAGTACTGCCACTTTCCTTTACTCCTTTCCCCTTTAATATATTGTGACCATATGATAAGGTAAAAGTTTTGGATATGATAGGGAAGTAACCAGGAGGTTTAATGAGGTTTGTTTACACAAATTTCCCTTAGCCTCAACTCTCTACTCATGATATAAGAGTATTACTTTTCCTTCTGGTATAGAAAGAACACTTTTCACATGGGAATTTCAGGCCCTTCTTCTTTAAATGGTGGAAGAGCACCCACACTTAAAACAATACAGAAGCATTGGTTCCTGTCATCCCTGAGGAACAGGCTATACCAGTTCCTGTAGAAACCATTGAGACCCCTAGCTTGTCATCCAGGTAGTTTTAACATCATTGCAGTTCATGGTCTTCATCATTCACCTAGTGACTAGAACATACCAACGACTTAGACTttgaacttaaaagaaaaaagtcaaatatgCTTTTCTCACAATTTCTGAAGAGCTGGAAATTGCCTTTGAAGATAATTAGAGGCCGTGTAGATTATAGAATTTCAATAACATGATTAAACTATAACTTCTTAGACATGTCTAACTGatagagtgaaataaaaattgttctgATAATATTATCTCAAAGATATCTGTGCTGTTTgtgctagaaaaaaatgaagacatcagAATTTAGAATGTGAATTTTAAGGGTGAAATGATTTGGTTGAAAAGCATATTCCACAATGTGCTCTAGCATATTAACTAATGAATGACACCTTGTGCTTGTGAAAggaatttttgaagaaatatacaGGAACTTCCATGCATTGGATTGGGTTGAGCAGGAAAGTGGGAGAGTCTTGGAAATGGGCAAATGGTACCACATTCAATGCTGTGTAAGCTTCAAATTTAgtatgaaatttttattattgtgttgtagaaaaatttaaataatttgaatggtgatattaaaaataaatctgtttttctgTGTTAAAGAGACCTTCATATGAAAACTTTCAATCTCCAATCTGACATATGCCTCTTAACaaatctcatagtttttttttaaattcatccaaTGTCCACTATAagcaatttacttattttaaactttaattttaagtatttttaatttctgtaacaGTTACTTGTGTGAAAATTGCCTCCTCACTTATATACCATTTTTTCTAATAACCAGGGGTATAAGAATCTTCTTTAAATCCATGTATTCCTCTCTAATTGTCTAAGTTAGTGCTAGACAGAAAAGTGACATCCAATTAGACAAATATTGAAAGCTTGATTATATCAtacttattataaaaaatatttaaatatcaacaGAGCTAATTAACAAAAACTATATTACATGTGTTCTTTTGGTTTTACTCTCTGTATTTCAACAACACCAAATAAATATGAACCTTATTCTTTActtttggtaaaataaaaatattcattaaatttatGCCTGGAAGCTACTTTTTTATTTACAGAGATCTTTTGATTTAGCAAACATTCTTTTTCTAAATAGAAAGAATGATAgataacatagaagaatgaaaggaaaagaaagaaagacgcAAGACAGATAGAGTGGGCagtaggaggaaaaggaaagataagaaaAGGGCCAAGCATGGCAgagcacacctgtagtcccaactacttaggagtctgaggcaggaggactgcaagtttgagggcagcctcagaaatttatcaagatcctcagcaattcagcaagaccgtgtctcaaaataaaatttaaaaggactgagaatgtagctcacagctaaagcacccctggattcaatccaccagtctaaaaacaaacaaaaccaaacaaaaaaacaaagaaagaaatggacatAAACCTGTCTTCATCTGTCTGTACACTTTTTCTCCACATTGTTCTGAATAGAAGTTCAGATTATAACTCCAAAAAATACCAAATtcagtcttattttcttttattgaaccAATTTTTGTGAAAACATATGATATCAGGTAATATATTTTCTGGGAACTTggtgtttttaaatatgtttcaaaTCACTgtgttcttaattttctttttgattatagaTGTATATAGCTCCCAAACTGACTTAGATTATTCCTTTTCAGGTTTGAAATAAAAGGGGATGGATTCTTTGTATTCCTGAATGCTGATGGAGTCCATAGTTCCAGGGGATTAATTGATATCAAGTGGATTTGCAGCATATCTAAGTATTTGTAGAGTatagaaaactagaaaatgacTATCTTACTTCTGAGGTAAAGGAAAGAACTAGTTAAGcagaaattgttttttatttgttatgttttgAAGCAGACAGCTTTTCAAGTATTAAACAGAAGAAactaaattttatgaataaatggaaaattatacatAGAACCTCATAAATTCATAATACATAAATGCCCAATATgtgcaaatttcaaaatattttaactctACTACATAAGAGATCAGAtcaaagcaataataaataattagatGAACTGTGACTACAATGATGgttatgaaaaatgaatttaaaagtatcTATATTGATAGGCCGACTAAGGATTATAACTTAATAGTTAAAGAAATTTATGAGCTCTCTACatgtgaatgttaaaaaaaatactaactatACTGTCCTTGGCTTAAATGTTACCAGACAGTCACCCATGACTGGCTATTTACTTCAATAATATCCTGAAAACAAGGGAATGCGTACCAGGAAAGATGTTGACTCTGTCTTAGTTTGTTTggtctgctataacaaaatacttttacttttacttttatttataaaaatacttttttttcttatagttgtaGAGGCTATAAGTCCAAGATCCAGGCATTCAGATTCAATGTCTGGTAAGGGCTCCCTTTTTGTTTCAGAGTTGttatcttcttgctgtgtcctcatggTTGAGGGTCAAAGTAGCTCACAAAGACTTCTTTTGTAAAGGTACAATCCTGTTCATGAAGGCTCCACTCTTATGACATAATTGGCTCCCAATGTTATCACCTCCAGATATTATCACAGTAGTGGTTAAATTTTAACTAATGAATTTTGtgggaacacaaacattcagaccatggTACCTATAAAGAATAAACACTGATAAATGACCaagattatatattaaaattataatgcttagattatgaaatgaaaattagaattataaatataagaaGTGACCAAATCATTGGCAGGTAAAAAACTTGATCTTCCaagtaataaaaagtaaataagatgtTAATGACACATTCATGGGCACATCCTAAAAACTCAAATTCTGTAGAATATGAAAAACTTATATCAAAACTTCTTTATTACCTTGGTTTAAGTTTAATTTTCTGCCTAGGTAAATGTAATCTGTAAATGCAAGAAGGTAAATGTAGTCTATAAATGCAATGAGTATAGGCAAATAGAGTACAGAAGTAGAGGAAAACAGCATCTAGGATACAGTGTAAATAAATAGGAACACACA
This window encodes:
- the Clec2a gene encoding C-type lectin domain family 2 member A, translating into MHIPDPAVFTLPICTVLNSVPAVLTGSPSFSAVPVLCHAGTIISKCSKTVVCGGEWTAVGEKCFYFSDIRNWTASDRDYRSQASKPAQIDTQRDMEFLKKYTGTSMHWIGLSRKVGESWKWANGTTFNAVFEIKGDGFFVFLNADGVHSSRGLIDIKWICSISKYL